One region of Armigeres subalbatus isolate Guangzhou_Male chromosome 3, GZ_Asu_2, whole genome shotgun sequence genomic DNA includes:
- the LOC134222355 gene encoding uncharacterized protein LOC134222355 — protein sequence MPPTTSSSKKTPAMKTLKTTLRSLLNMFQDICGFVDKLSELTSASQVTVRLEKLDELWVKVNEVILEIETHDDYDEEEDDCFKQRSAFGSKYYDLKSSLLDKVKDFEEPAVLNQSTRGLDASHQPTGEHVRLPRIMLQTFDGNIDDWLSFRDLYMSLIHRKVDLPEVEKFHYLKGCLAGEAKALVDPLIITRPNYQIAWDTLMKRYNDNYLSISVYYES from the exons ATGCCTCCGACGACCTCCTCCTCCAAGAAGACTCCAGCTATGAAGACCCTGAAGACAACCTTGCGGTCGCTCCTTAACATGTTCCAGGACATTTGTGGGTTTGTGGATAAATTAAGCGAACTGACAAGTGCTAGTCAGGTAACGGTTCGACTGGAGAAACTAGACGAGTTATGGGTGAAGGTAAATGAGGTAATCCTGGAAATTGAGACCCACGATGACTACGACGAAGAAGAGGACGACTGTTTCAAGCAGCGATCGGCGTTCGGCAGCAAATATTATGACTTGAAGTCCTCGCTGTTGGATAAAGTCAAAGATTTCGAGGAACCAGCAGTGCTTAACCAATCAACCCGCGGTTTGGATGCGTCGCATCAACCAACTGGGGAGCATGTGCGATTGCCACGAATTATGTTGCAGACATTCGATGGCAACATTGATGATTGGTTGAGTTTCCGTGACCTCTATATGTCACTAATACATAGGAAGGTGGACCTACCGGAGGTAGAAAAGTTTCACTACCTCAAAGGGTGCTTGGCAGGCGAGGCCAAAGCCCTTGTGGATCCGTTGATAATAACAAGACCTAATTACCAAATCGCATGGGACACTTTGATGAAGCGCTACAACGACAATT atctgTCAATCAGCGTATACTACGAATCGTAA